A portion of the Luxibacter massiliensis genome contains these proteins:
- a CDS encoding nucleotidyl transferase AbiEii/AbiGii toxin family protein, protein MKTPEQLKGAIRSMAAKKNLRAQEVLQMFLFERIIDRLAASSFRDNFILKGGLLISSMIGIGERTTMDMDTTVRGIQMEEDEIVSAVKEIIAMDVGDGISFEFQKIEPIREDDAYNNFRVHLRAKYGKIDSPMKIDITTGDIITPAAIRYDFPFVFEEKTVSVMAYTLETVLAEKYETIIRRNIGTTRARDYYDLHTLYRSRKDVVQIEVLRVAVIHTAEKRDSVDDIMDWRDILKDIREEPQLYLLWDNYAADNKYIGDLKFNEVLDTVDEIAKILDL, encoded by the coding sequence ATGAAGACACCGGAACAACTAAAAGGAGCCATTCGCAGCATGGCAGCGAAGAAAAATCTTCGTGCACAGGAAGTGCTGCAGATGTTTTTATTTGAAAGAATCATTGATCGTTTGGCAGCTTCATCCTTTCGGGACAATTTTATTTTGAAGGGCGGACTCTTGATATCATCAATGATCGGTATTGGTGAACGCACTACTATGGATATGGACACAACGGTGCGTGGTATTCAGATGGAAGAGGACGAGATCGTTTCTGCAGTCAAAGAGATTATCGCAATGGATGTGGGAGACGGAATTTCTTTTGAATTTCAGAAAATTGAACCAATCCGCGAGGATGATGCGTACAATAATTTCCGGGTTCATCTGCGTGCAAAATACGGGAAGATTGACAGCCCAATGAAGATAGACATTACTACCGGAGATATTATTACGCCTGCAGCCATTCGTTATGATTTCCCGTTTGTGTTTGAGGAGAAAACGGTTTCGGTCATGGCATATACGCTTGAGACAGTGCTTGCGGAAAAATATGAAACGATTATCCGCAGAAACATTGGAACTACAAGGGCAAGGGATTATTATGATTTACATACTCTTTACCGCAGCCGTAAAGATGTGGTTCAGATAGAGGTTCTGAGGGTAGCAGTTATTCATACTGCGGAGAAAAGAGATTCGGTTGATGATATCATGGACTGGAGAGATATTTTGAAGGATATCCGTGAAGAGCCGCAGTTATATCTTCTGTGGGATAATTATGCTGCGGACAACAAATACATTGGAGATTTGAAATTCAATGAAGTTCTTGATACAGTGGACGAAATTGCAAAGATTCTTGATTTGTGA
- a CDS encoding type IV toxin-antitoxin system AbiEi family antitoxin domain-containing protein, which produces MEPRRCIDTDTIWTKIQTIAEKSNGFVKTSDIEAAGISRPMLKKYVDMGKLDPVRKGLYTLTDEFTDEFALLQAQSAKIIYSYGTALFFWGMSDRAPNILDITLPRGTNISRLRRDNPNLRCHYVQTEVYDLGITETKSPQGGMVKLYDRERCICDVIRDKDQIELQLFTQAIKDYFKTNPNNRKLLKYGKVFGIEDKIRTYMEVL; this is translated from the coding sequence ATGGAACCAAGGAGGTGCATTGATACGGACACGATTTGGACTAAAATTCAAACAATTGCAGAAAAAAGCAATGGGTTTGTTAAGACTTCTGATATTGAGGCGGCTGGAATCAGCAGACCGATGTTGAAAAAGTATGTTGATATGGGAAAATTAGATCCGGTGCGAAAAGGGTTATATACTTTGACCGATGAATTTACTGACGAGTTTGCGCTTCTTCAGGCACAAAGCGCAAAGATAATATATTCATATGGCACCGCACTGTTCTTTTGGGGGATGTCGGACAGGGCGCCGAACATCTTGGATATAACGCTGCCTCGCGGAACGAACATCAGCAGGTTAAGGCGTGATAATCCAAATTTACGTTGTCATTATGTGCAGACGGAAGTTTACGATCTTGGAATAACAGAAACAAAATCCCCTCAAGGCGGGATGGTAAAGCTGTATGACAGGGAGCGCTGTATTTGTGATGTGATCCGGGATAAGGATCAAATTGAACTGCAGCTTTTTACGCAGGCAATTAAGGACTATTTTAAGACAAATCCAAATAACCGAAAACTGCTGAAATATGGCAAGGTATTTGGAATTGAAGATAAGATAAGAACATATATGGAGGTTTTATAA
- a CDS encoding SufBD protein: MSLNIAETFELLFDKNNNVAYKALQELQKESIETDCVYLYMDRLSDMLDSDNSYIRTRGLTLIAYNAKWDKDYKIDEIIDNYLKHITDVKPITARQCIKLLPIIAKDKPELRNDILSALHKANVCIYDDSMQPLIYKDIQKALKEIQKL, translated from the coding sequence GTGTCACTTAATATAGCAGAAACATTTGAATTATTATTTGATAAAAATAATAATGTTGCATACAAGGCATTACAGGAATTGCAAAAAGAAAGCATTGAAACAGATTGTGTTTATCTTTATATGGATAGATTAAGCGATATGCTTGACAGTGATAATTCTTATATCCGCACAAGAGGGCTTACACTGATTGCCTATAATGCAAAATGGGATAAAGATTATAAAATTGATGAAATCATTGATAACTACTTAAAACATATAACAGATGTTAAACCTATTACAGCAAGACAATGTATTAAGCTGTTGCCGATTATTGCAAAGGATAAACCAGAATTGAGGAATGATATTCTTTCTGCACTTCATAAAGCTAATGTATGTATTTATGATGATAGTATGCAACCCTTAATTTATAAGGATATTCAAAAAGCATTGAAAGAAATACAAAAATTATAA